One genomic region from Alteromonas pelagimontana encodes:
- a CDS encoding DUF3466 family protein yields the protein MKLTQLTAAVLLATGSLSAAAATYSVTPLPVQDIAKDNYAQSIDNTGSMLTTVQYEFNPPIDLERLEDSGFYDASTYGNTSYSLEDEDDIRQGIFSNADFSTIYNFILYYSSNNNVLTQHLAPYRSYVSDTVDADLVPGFDEVSEKFDDYSRSVRTIARDSLNRNVIVGVSEGLYTDLEYTNEDDEEVTYTYNTMRDQAFAQVNGVTKRLAPEDTTLNGLSYAYAVNDNLQVAGYGTTSFLDSLDTAIEECNDDEERGDQPVEICLRNILYTSAYSAAAQVRATIWQLDGTGDVINLTTYPLLFTPEEDSTASYATRAYDINNNGIAVGDSATGETVYISAYQSRSVATSFANGETTELLPRDENITSRALSINDENWITGWALRKPGSYARERLFAYNLDTGEARYPQGFFINSATIGNAINNNNIIVGSSEFNYASDTNRETHAFMYDIQSDEFTDLNDLVGCDSEYTLVDAIDINDNNEIIANARVRVPARYANGNEILNSAGETVLQDTIVAVKLSPLNSETTDSCDVDGDEEESYERQGAAVSPLWLLTLAGFLGFRRRK from the coding sequence ATGAAATTAACACAGCTTACCGCCGCAGTGTTGCTGGCAACCGGTAGTTTATCAGCCGCTGCTGCAACCTATTCTGTAACACCGTTACCGGTTCAGGATATTGCAAAAGATAACTATGCTCAGTCCATTGACAATACTGGCTCAATGCTGACCACTGTTCAATACGAGTTCAATCCGCCTATCGATTTAGAACGCCTTGAGGATTCTGGATTTTATGACGCCAGTACGTATGGTAATACCTCTTACTCGTTAGAAGATGAAGACGACATACGTCAGGGCATTTTCAGCAATGCCGATTTCTCAACAATCTATAATTTCATTTTATATTACAGTTCGAACAACAATGTGCTCACCCAGCATTTGGCGCCTTATCGCAGCTATGTTTCCGATACTGTGGATGCCGACCTGGTGCCCGGATTTGATGAAGTCTCAGAAAAATTTGACGATTACTCCCGCTCTGTTAGAACGATAGCGAGAGATAGCTTGAATAGAAATGTCATTGTCGGCGTCTCTGAAGGATTGTATACAGATCTTGAATACACTAATGAAGATGATGAAGAAGTTACCTACACCTACAATACGATGCGAGATCAGGCCTTTGCACAAGTGAATGGTGTAACCAAGCGACTGGCACCGGAAGATACAACGTTAAACGGATTAAGTTACGCCTACGCTGTTAACGATAATTTACAAGTTGCTGGTTATGGCACCACTTCATTCTTAGATAGTCTAGATACCGCTATCGAGGAATGTAACGACGATGAAGAGCGGGGTGATCAACCAGTTGAGATTTGTCTGCGCAATATTCTTTATACCAGCGCCTACAGCGCAGCGGCGCAGGTACGTGCCACGATCTGGCAATTGGACGGAACGGGCGACGTTATTAATTTAACAACCTACCCGCTGTTATTCACTCCTGAAGAAGACTCTACAGCTTCTTACGCCACCCGCGCCTACGATATCAACAATAACGGAATAGCAGTAGGCGACTCGGCTACTGGGGAAACTGTTTACATCTCTGCCTATCAATCCCGCTCGGTGGCGACGTCATTTGCAAACGGCGAAACTACCGAGTTGCTTCCTCGTGATGAAAATATTACCAGCCGTGCGTTAAGCATAAACGACGAAAACTGGATCACCGGCTGGGCGCTTCGTAAGCCTGGAAGCTACGCCAGAGAAAGGTTATTTGCCTATAACCTTGATACTGGGGAAGCGCGCTATCCTCAGGGATTTTTTATCAATTCTGCTACAATCGGTAATGCTATCAACAACAATAATATTATTGTTGGTAGCTCAGAATTTAACTATGCCTCCGATACCAACCGCGAAACTCACGCGTTTATGTACGATATTCAATCGGACGAATTTACCGATTTAAATGACTTAGTTGGGTGTGACAGCGAATACACGCTGGTCGATGCTATTGATATTAACGACAATAACGAAATTATTGCTAATGCCCGTGTTCGCGTTCCAGCACGGTACGCCAATGGTAACGAGATACTCAACAGCGCTGGCGAAACTGTCTTGCAGGACACTATTGTAGCGGTAAAACTGAGTCCGCTGAACAGCGAAACTACTGATAGCTGCGATGTTGATGGTGACGAAGAAGAGAGCTACGAGCGTCAGGGCGCTGCAGTGTCGCCTCTGTGGCTCCTTACACTAGCCGGTTTCCTCGGGTTTAGACGACGCAAGTAA
- the fabA gene encoding bifunctional 3-hydroxydecanoyl-ACP dehydratase/trans-2-decenoyl-ACP isomerase codes for MSEKQHSFNREDLLACSRGEMFGPGNSQLPAPNMLMMDRIISITEDGGAHGKGEIIAELDINPELWFFKCHFPGDPVMPGCLGLDAMWQLVGFFLGWCGGPGKGRALGVGEVKFTGQILPTAKKVTYKLTMKRVVKRKLYMGLADGSVEVDGRQIYTAKDLKVGLFQDTSNF; via the coding sequence ATGTCCGAAAAACAACACAGCTTTAATCGTGAAGATCTTCTTGCCTGTAGTCGAGGTGAAATGTTTGGTCCTGGTAACAGTCAATTACCAGCGCCCAACATGCTTATGATGGACCGTATAATCTCCATTACAGAAGATGGCGGAGCGCATGGTAAGGGAGAGATTATCGCGGAACTGGATATCAATCCTGAGCTATGGTTCTTTAAATGCCATTTTCCGGGCGATCCGGTAATGCCAGGCTGCCTGGGGCTGGACGCAATGTGGCAGTTAGTTGGATTTTTTCTTGGGTGGTGCGGCGGTCCGGGTAAAGGGCGAGCTCTGGGAGTCGGTGAAGTTAAATTTACCGGCCAAATTCTGCCGACAGCAAAGAAAGTAACCTATAAACTAACAATGAAGCGCGTAGTTAAACGCAAATTGTACATGGGGCTTGCAGATGGCTCTGTCGAGGTAGATGGAAGACAGATCTACACGGCTAAAGATCTGAAAGTAGGGCTTTTTCAAGATACTTCTAATTTTTAG
- the rmf gene encoding ribosome modulation factor: MKRQKRDKLTRAHAKGYHAGISGRAKENCPFQAFDARSQWLGGWREAVEDRSLGYSVR; encoded by the coding sequence ATGAAAAGACAAAAAAGAGATAAACTCACACGCGCCCATGCAAAAGGGTATCACGCTGGAATAAGTGGTCGTGCAAAAGAAAATTGTCCATTTCAGGCATTTGATGCCAGATCCCAATGGTTAGGTGGATGGCGTGAAGCGGTAGAGGACCGAAGTCTCGGGTATTCCGTACGTTAA